In a genomic window of Streptomyces noursei ATCC 11455:
- a CDS encoding rhomboid-like protein: protein MKPPSPRALAGRARTWVWDWVRSTPGTHIWLLIIGITSLVIASASEGLEQFLLHRNSSNIHELNEHPLTSLLISGFWIEKPGSFLLYAAMFELVHANVERWMGSWRWLLTVGAAHVAATLASQELVLLAIEGHRLPRSMTHVVDIGVSYGLAAAAGVLTYRLPPPWRYGYLVGVLVFFGVPLVTGATFTDFGHAIALSMGFACWPLTPAARVEGWEQDAGPRTDGAAGGVESPGEGGGADYPGPPPGGPQE, encoded by the coding sequence ATGAAACCACCGTCGCCCCGGGCCCTGGCCGGCCGGGCGAGGACCTGGGTGTGGGACTGGGTCCGGTCCACGCCCGGCACCCACATCTGGCTGCTGATCATCGGCATCACCAGCCTGGTGATCGCCTCGGCCTCCGAGGGGCTGGAGCAGTTCCTGCTGCACCGCAACAGCAGCAACATCCACGAGCTGAACGAGCATCCGCTGACCTCGCTGCTGATCAGCGGTTTCTGGATCGAGAAGCCGGGGTCGTTCCTGCTCTACGCGGCGATGTTCGAGCTGGTGCACGCCAACGTCGAGCGGTGGATGGGGAGTTGGCGCTGGTTGCTGACGGTCGGCGCGGCGCACGTCGCGGCCACCCTGGCCAGCCAGGAACTGGTGCTGCTCGCCATCGAGGGCCACCGGCTGCCGCGCTCGATGACCCACGTCGTGGACATCGGCGTCTCCTACGGACTGGCCGCCGCGGCCGGGGTGCTGACCTACCGGCTGCCGCCGCCGTGGCGCTACGGCTACCTCGTCGGCGTGCTGGTCTTCTTCGGGGTGCCGCTGGTGACCGGCGCGACCTTCACGGACTTCGGGCACGCCATAGCGCTGTCGATGGGGTTCGCGTGCTGGCCGCTGACCCCGGCGGCGCGCGTCGAGGGGTGGGAGCAGGACGCCGGTCCCCGCACCGACGGCGCCGCGGGCGGAGTCGAGAGCCCGGGGGAGGGCGGCGGTGCCGACTATCCGGGGCCGCCGCCCGGGGGGCCTCAGGAGTAG
- a CDS encoding HAD family hydrolase, with product MSSPTPAGSPLPYKLIATDLDGTLLRHDESVSERTRRALAVATAAGAAHIVVTGRAVPWTRHILDALDYQGLAVCGQGAQVYHAGERRLLTSVTLDRQLAGLALSKIEAEVGPLHLAASRDGLAGEVLVGPGYQVQEGPLPNVPIDDPGELWSAPLNKVYIQHPTLDDDALARAARQVAGDLVGVMVAGPRVVELLPLGLTKATGLSLAARRLGITAKETLAFGDMPNDVPMFAWAAHGVAMAGAHDELKAVADEITASNEDDGVAVVLERLYS from the coding sequence GTGAGTTCCCCCACCCCGGCGGGTTCGCCGCTGCCGTACAAGCTCATCGCGACGGACCTCGACGGGACGCTGCTGCGTCACGACGAGTCCGTCTCCGAGCGCACCCGCCGGGCGCTCGCCGTGGCCACCGCGGCGGGCGCGGCGCACATCGTCGTCACCGGCCGGGCGGTGCCCTGGACCCGGCACATCCTCGACGCCCTCGACTACCAGGGCCTGGCGGTGTGCGGGCAGGGCGCGCAGGTCTACCACGCCGGCGAGCGGCGGCTGTTGACGTCGGTGACGCTCGACCGCCAGCTGGCCGGCCTCGCGCTGTCCAAGATCGAGGCCGAGGTCGGGCCGCTCCACCTGGCGGCGAGCCGGGACGGCCTGGCCGGCGAGGTGCTGGTCGGCCCGGGCTACCAGGTCCAGGAGGGCCCGCTGCCCAACGTCCCGATCGACGACCCGGGCGAGCTGTGGTCCGCCCCGCTCAACAAGGTCTACATACAGCACCCGACGCTGGACGACGACGCGCTGGCGCGGGCCGCCCGCCAGGTCGCCGGGGACCTGGTCGGCGTCATGGTCGCCGGGCCCCGCGTCGTCGAACTGCTGCCGCTGGGCCTGACCAAGGCCACCGGGCTGTCGCTGGCCGCCCGCCGGCTGGGCATCACCGCCAAGGAGACCCTGGCGTTCGGCGACATGCCCAACGACGTCCCGATGTTCGCCTGGGCCGCGCACGGCGTGGCGATGGCGGGCGCCCACGACGAGCTCAAGGCCGTCGCCGACGAGATCACCGCCTCCAACGAGGACGACGGCGTCGCGGTGGTGCTGGAGCGGCTCTACTCCTGA
- the pheA gene encoding prephenate dehydratase: MSASRYTYLGPAGTFTEAALRTLPEAATRELVPMVSVPAALDAVRAGEAAAALVPIENSVEGGVTTTLDELASGEPLMIYREVLLPIAFALLVRPGTELTDVKTVTGHPVAQPQVRKWLATQLPDAVWESAASNADGARLVQEGRYDGAFAGEFAATTYGLAPLVTDIHDAQNAATRFVLVGRPARPAAPTGADKTSVVLWLAADHPGALLELLQEYAVRGVNMMRIESRPTGEGIGRYCFSVDCEGHVTDRRVGEVLMGLKRVCRDVRFLGSYPRADEVSANVRPQVTDAAFTDASDWLARCLDGRG; the protein is encoded by the coding sequence ATGTCGGCCAGTCGCTACACCTATCTCGGTCCCGCGGGCACCTTCACCGAGGCCGCGCTGCGCACCCTCCCCGAGGCGGCGACCCGGGAGCTGGTGCCGATGGTGTCGGTGCCGGCCGCGCTGGACGCGGTGCGGGCCGGCGAGGCCGCGGCGGCGCTGGTGCCGATCGAGAACTCCGTCGAGGGCGGGGTGACCACCACCCTCGACGAACTGGCCTCCGGCGAACCGCTGATGATCTACCGCGAGGTGCTGCTGCCGATCGCCTTCGCGCTCCTGGTGCGCCCTGGCACGGAGCTGACCGACGTGAAGACGGTGACCGGGCACCCGGTCGCCCAGCCCCAGGTCCGCAAGTGGCTGGCCACCCAACTCCCGGACGCGGTCTGGGAGTCGGCGGCCTCCAACGCCGACGGTGCCCGGCTGGTCCAGGAGGGCCGCTACGACGGCGCCTTCGCCGGTGAGTTCGCGGCGACGACATACGGCCTCGCCCCGCTGGTCACCGACATCCACGACGCGCAGAACGCCGCCACCCGCTTCGTCCTGGTCGGCCGCCCGGCCCGGCCCGCCGCGCCCACCGGCGCGGACAAGACCTCGGTGGTGCTGTGGCTGGCCGCCGACCACCCCGGTGCGCTGCTGGAGCTGCTCCAGGAGTACGCGGTCCGCGGGGTCAACATGATGCGGATCGAGTCCCGGCCGACGGGCGAGGGCATCGGCCGCTACTGCTTCTCGGTGGACTGCGAGGGCCATGTCACCGATCGCCGGGTGGGCGAGGTGCTGATGGGCCTCAAGCGGGTCTGCCGCGATGTGCGGTTCCTCGGCTCGTATCCGCGGGCGGACGAGGTGAGCGCGAACGTGCGGCCGCAGGTGACCGACGCGGCGTTCACCGACGCCTCGGACTGGCTGGCCCGCTGCCTGGACGGGCGGGGCTGA
- a CDS encoding LysR family transcriptional regulator, whose protein sequence is MTLDDLRAFVAVCEAGSLSAVARDLGCTQSAVSQRVKRLEREAGVDLLERRPRGVAPTAAGRILHRAAADGLGGLDLALRRLADLRRGDGGTVRVTTGATTVRHFMSDAVVAFRDRHPHVNLEFHTESSSRRCFEAVADGDSELAWITIGPPVRGIEQHPVIGLPWVLAVRAGDPLAARDRIEPDELAGLRLIRLPENSTSRMRLDGHLGHRDGAPAPDPAVPGPSATSVADWDTALLLAELGVGPAVVPRLPGHRATADHPGLRLVPVPALPPLTTGWAVRQWAALSPAAVEFAETVNRHLVGGTSAAATGRRNPAAALGSTLPGPRPQARTTGS, encoded by the coding sequence GTGACTCTCGACGATCTGCGCGCCTTCGTGGCGGTCTGCGAGGCGGGCAGCCTCAGCGCCGTCGCCCGCGACCTCGGCTGCACCCAGTCCGCCGTCAGCCAACGCGTCAAACGCCTCGAACGAGAGGCGGGCGTCGACCTGTTGGAGCGCCGGCCGCGCGGCGTGGCACCGACCGCCGCCGGCCGGATCCTGCACCGCGCCGCCGCCGACGGCCTGGGCGGACTGGACCTGGCCCTGCGCCGGCTGGCCGACCTGCGGCGGGGCGACGGCGGGACGGTCCGGGTCACCACCGGCGCCACCACCGTCCGGCACTTCATGTCCGACGCGGTGGTCGCCTTCCGGGACCGTCACCCGCACGTCAACCTGGAGTTCCACACCGAGAGTTCCAGCCGCCGCTGCTTCGAGGCGGTCGCGGACGGCGACTCCGAACTGGCCTGGATCACCATCGGCCCGCCCGTGCGGGGCATCGAACAACACCCGGTGATCGGCCTGCCGTGGGTGCTCGCGGTCCGGGCGGGCGATCCGCTCGCCGCCCGCGACCGCATCGAACCGGACGAACTGGCCGGCCTCCGCCTCATCCGGCTGCCGGAGAACTCCACGTCCCGTATGCGCCTCGACGGACACCTCGGCCATCGGGACGGCGCCCCGGCACCGGATCCCGCGGTGCCCGGCCCCAGCGCCACCAGCGTCGCCGACTGGGACACCGCGCTGCTCCTCGCCGAACTCGGCGTCGGCCCCGCCGTCGTCCCCCGCCTCCCCGGCCACCGGGCCACCGCCGACCACCCCGGCCTGCGGCTGGTGCCGGTCCCGGCGCTGCCGCCGCTGACGACCGGCTGGGCGGTGCGGCAGTGGGCCGCGCTCAGCCCCGCGGCCGTGGAGTTCGCCGAGACGGTGAACCGGCATCTGGTGGGCGGGACTTCGGCCGCCGCGACCGGGCGCCGGAACCCGGCCGCGGCGCTCGGCAGCACCCTCCCCGGGCCTCGTCCTCAGGCCCGGACGACCGGTTCCTGA
- a CDS encoding MFS transporter, translating into MRYAPGNAPGGGGGRSATGTGRGKWWPLVAITLGNFMLLVDVTIVNTALPRIADGLGASFTSLQWVMDGYALALAALLMVAGSAADLYGRRRLYVAGLAVFALASLACGLAPGAELLVAARVVQGIGAAAMFATNTPLLMAAYQGRDRGVAFGVWGGTSGAAAAVGPVLGGMLTEWTDWRAIFLVNLPLTAVAVWLTLRYVGESYGDLGARIDWPGAASFTVCAGTLTYGLMRGGEHGWTETGTLAALAVAVLALLVFAVAERRAAHPLLDLRLLRRPSFAVLMAAALLMQAAAFPYLTFVGLWAQDILGLSPIGAGLAVTPLALMSLLVGVLGGRALQRMAPQLPLGIGLLLIGAGSLLHVVLLGSGASWPALVPGLAVSGLGVGAAMPVLVSAALGAAPPQRAGMASGAVNTFRQLGFAFGIAVLGTVFGTALRDSGARAGGRDALAAGYLSGLREITLISGLVALATGLLVLAVVRRAPGSDGGRPGAADGADAGPADARPRAQAPAGA; encoded by the coding sequence ATGCGGTACGCACCGGGCAACGCTCCCGGCGGGGGCGGCGGCCGTAGTGCCACAGGCACCGGGCGCGGCAAGTGGTGGCCCCTGGTCGCCATCACACTCGGCAACTTCATGCTGCTCGTCGACGTGACGATCGTGAACACCGCGCTGCCCCGGATAGCCGACGGCCTCGGCGCCTCCTTCACCTCGCTCCAGTGGGTGATGGACGGCTATGCGCTGGCGCTGGCCGCGCTCCTGATGGTGGCGGGCTCGGCGGCCGACCTCTATGGCCGGCGCCGCCTCTACGTCGCCGGGCTGGCGGTCTTCGCGCTCGCCTCGCTGGCCTGCGGGCTGGCCCCCGGCGCGGAGCTGCTGGTCGCCGCCCGGGTCGTCCAGGGCATCGGCGCCGCGGCGATGTTCGCCACCAACACCCCGCTGCTGATGGCCGCCTACCAGGGCCGGGACCGCGGGGTGGCGTTCGGCGTCTGGGGCGGCACCAGCGGCGCGGCGGCGGCCGTCGGCCCGGTCCTGGGCGGAATGCTCACCGAGTGGACCGACTGGCGGGCGATCTTCCTGGTCAACCTGCCGCTGACCGCCGTCGCGGTCTGGCTGACCCTGCGGTACGTGGGCGAGTCCTACGGCGACCTCGGTGCGCGGATCGACTGGCCGGGCGCGGCGTCCTTCACGGTGTGCGCGGGCACGCTGACGTACGGGCTGATGCGCGGCGGCGAACACGGCTGGACCGAGACCGGGACGCTGGCCGCGCTGGCGGTCGCCGTCCTCGCCCTGCTGGTGTTCGCGGTCGCCGAGCGGCGCGCCGCGCACCCGCTGCTGGACCTGCGGCTGCTGCGCCGCCCGTCGTTCGCGGTGCTGATGGCGGCGGCGCTGCTGATGCAGGCGGCGGCCTTCCCCTACCTGACGTTCGTGGGCCTGTGGGCGCAGGACATCCTCGGTCTGAGCCCGATCGGGGCGGGCCTGGCGGTGACCCCGTTGGCGCTGATGTCCCTGCTGGTCGGTGTGCTGGGCGGCCGGGCGCTGCAGCGGATGGCGCCGCAACTCCCGCTCGGCATCGGCCTGTTGCTGATCGGCGCGGGCAGCCTGCTGCACGTCGTACTGCTCGGCTCCGGCGCGAGCTGGCCCGCGCTGGTGCCGGGCCTGGCGGTGAGCGGACTCGGCGTCGGCGCGGCGATGCCGGTGCTGGTGTCGGCGGCGCTCGGCGCGGCCCCGCCGCAGCGGGCCGGAATGGCGAGCGGGGCGGTGAACACCTTCCGGCAGCTGGGGTTCGCGTTCGGGATCGCGGTCCTGGGGACGGTGTTCGGCACCGCGCTGCGGGACTCCGGGGCGCGCGCCGGCGGCCGGGACGCGCTCGCCGCCGGCTACCTCTCCGGGCTGCGGGAGATCACCCTGATCTCCGGTCTGGTGGCGCTGGCCACCGGTCTGCTGGTGCTCGCGGTGGTCCGGCGCGCGCCGGGGTCGGACGGCGGACGGCCGGGAGCGGCGGACGGCGCGGACGCCGGGCCCGCCGACGCCCGGCCGCGGGCCCAGGCGCCGGCGGGGGCCTGA
- a CDS encoding Lrp/AsnC family transcriptional regulator: MKTDGTTGRPALFDEFDRRLIHALQTDGRAPFSRIAAVLGVSDQTVARRYTRHRGSGAFRVLGLAEPRALGEVEWLVRVQCAPDAALPVAEALARRPDTSWVSLMSGGTEIAAVCRSGSSEHSDALLLQKLPRTPSVVGVAAHCLLHEFYGGPQSMVSKSGALTAEETARLSPPPPRRPSPKPSTPPPSSQLRSSRGDPHSQGAPPLPVVLSDADRRLFEALGRDGRAPLDELAAVTGWSPTTVRRRLAALRADGVLYYDVDYDLRLFGYGVMVALWLSVEPAELAATGEALATHPEVAFAGATTGPNNLFASVLCRDTSALYTYLTTRVAALPGVRTMESSPRIRHLKGPGPYLAFSPAAPRSRR, translated from the coding sequence GTGAAAACCGACGGAACCACGGGCCGGCCCGCGCTCTTCGACGAATTCGACCGGCGGCTGATCCACGCCCTGCAGACCGACGGCCGGGCCCCCTTCAGCCGGATCGCCGCGGTCCTCGGCGTCTCCGACCAGACGGTGGCCCGCCGCTACACCCGGCACCGCGGCTCCGGCGCGTTCCGGGTGCTGGGACTGGCCGAGCCGCGGGCGCTGGGCGAGGTGGAGTGGCTGGTGCGGGTGCAGTGCGCGCCGGACGCCGCGCTGCCGGTCGCCGAGGCGCTGGCCCGCCGCCCGGACACCTCCTGGGTCAGCCTGATGTCCGGCGGCACCGAGATCGCCGCGGTCTGCCGCTCGGGGAGCAGCGAGCACAGCGACGCGCTGCTGCTCCAGAAGCTGCCGCGCACCCCGAGCGTGGTCGGGGTGGCCGCGCACTGCCTGCTGCACGAGTTCTACGGCGGCCCGCAGAGCATGGTCAGCAAGTCCGGCGCGCTGACCGCCGAGGAGACCGCCCGGCTGAGCCCGCCTCCGCCCCGGCGGCCGTCCCCCAAGCCCTCAACTCCTCCCCCAAGCTCTCAGCTGCGTTCGAGCAGGGGGGACCCCCATTCGCAGGGGGCACCCCCACTCCCGGTGGTGCTCTCCGACGCCGACCGGCGGCTGTTCGAGGCGCTAGGCCGGGACGGCCGGGCCCCGCTCGACGAACTCGCCGCGGTCACCGGCTGGTCGCCCACCACCGTCCGCCGCCGGCTGGCGGCGCTGCGCGCGGACGGCGTGCTGTATTACGACGTCGACTACGATCTGCGGCTGTTCGGGTACGGGGTGATGGTGGCGCTGTGGCTGTCCGTCGAGCCGGCCGAACTCGCCGCCACCGGCGAGGCGTTGGCCACGCACCCGGAGGTCGCCTTCGCCGGCGCCACCACCGGGCCGAACAACCTCTTCGCGTCCGTCCTGTGCCGGGACACCAGCGCGCTCTACACCTATCTGACGACCCGGGTCGCGGCGCTGCCGGGCGTGCGGACGATGGAGAGCTCGCCCCGTATCCGGCACCTCAAGGGGCCGGGCCCGTATCTCGCGTTCTCCCCCGCCGCTCCGAGGAGCCGCCGATGA
- the efeB gene encoding iron uptake transporter deferrochelatase/peroxidase subunit, giving the protein MSKQQDITDAATDGPPAEGGATLELSRRRLLGTVGAAGAAGLVVGGAGGALGASAAQADAPQALSAIGTTEVPFRAAGAKHQAGITTPLQASGHLVAFDLVPGAGRKEAAALLRRWSRTAEKLMAGRAPDADTGVALDAGPSSLTVTFGLGRSFFDRTGLTARRPVQLDPLPTFSADALDPHRGEGDLWVQIGADDALVAFHALRTLQKETAGAARLRWQMNGFNRTPGATAHPMTARNLMGQVDGTNNPKPSDPDFDRRIFVGADTAQEWMRGGSYAVVRRIRMLLDDWEKRSRTQQERVIGRRKDNGAPLTGGTETTPMNLDATGPDGLPVIPANAHARIAAPEANQGAAMLRRPFSYHDGFREDGAPDAGLLFVCWQADPLRAFTQIQRKLDRGDALSPFLRHEASGLYAVPPAPSSGDYVAQPLLEG; this is encoded by the coding sequence ATGAGCAAGCAGCAGGACATCACGGACGCGGCGACGGACGGGCCCCCCGCCGAGGGCGGCGCCACCCTGGAACTCTCCCGCCGCCGCCTCCTGGGGACCGTCGGCGCGGCCGGCGCGGCCGGGCTGGTCGTCGGCGGGGCCGGCGGCGCGCTCGGCGCCTCGGCCGCGCAGGCCGACGCCCCTCAGGCGCTGAGCGCGATCGGGACGACCGAGGTCCCGTTCCGGGCGGCGGGCGCCAAGCACCAGGCGGGCATCACCACGCCGTTGCAGGCCAGCGGCCACCTCGTCGCCTTCGATCTGGTGCCCGGCGCCGGCCGCAAGGAGGCCGCCGCGCTGCTGCGCCGCTGGTCGCGGACGGCCGAGAAGCTGATGGCCGGGCGCGCCCCGGACGCCGACACCGGCGTGGCACTGGACGCCGGCCCGTCCTCGCTGACCGTCACCTTCGGCCTGGGCCGCAGCTTCTTCGACCGGACCGGCCTGACCGCGCGCCGCCCGGTCCAGCTCGACCCGCTGCCCACCTTCTCCGCCGACGCCCTCGACCCCCACCGCGGCGAAGGCGACCTGTGGGTCCAGATCGGCGCCGACGACGCGCTGGTCGCCTTCCACGCGCTGCGCACGCTCCAGAAGGAGACGGCGGGGGCCGCCCGGCTGCGCTGGCAGATGAACGGCTTCAACCGCACCCCGGGCGCCACCGCGCACCCGATGACCGCCCGCAACCTGATGGGCCAGGTCGACGGCACCAACAACCCCAAGCCGTCCGACCCGGACTTCGACCGGCGGATCTTCGTCGGCGCGGACACCGCGCAGGAGTGGATGCGCGGCGGCTCGTACGCGGTGGTGCGCCGGATCCGGATGCTGCTGGACGACTGGGAGAAGCGTTCCCGCACCCAGCAGGAGCGGGTGATAGGACGGCGCAAGGACAACGGCGCCCCGCTGACCGGCGGCACCGAGACCACCCCGATGAACCTCGACGCCACCGGCCCCGACGGGCTCCCGGTGATCCCCGCCAACGCGCACGCCCGGATCGCCGCCCCCGAGGCCAACCAGGGCGCGGCGATGCTGCGCCGCCCGTTCTCCTACCACGACGGCTTCCGCGAGGACGGCGCCCCGGACGCCGGGCTGCTCTTCGTCTGCTGGCAGGCCGACCCGCTGCGCGCGTTCACCCAGATCCAGCGGAAGCTGGACCGCGGCGACGCGCTCTCGCCGTTCCTGCGGCACGAGGCCAGCGGCCTGTACGCGGTGCCACCGGCCCCGTCGTCCGGCGACTACGTGGCCCAGCCGCTGTTGGAGGGCTGA
- the serS gene encoding serine--tRNA ligase, with protein MIDLRLLREDPDRVRASQRARGEDVALVDALLSADERRRSSGVRFDELRSEQKALGKLIPKASGDEKAELLKKAGELAAAVKAADAAQDEANDETQALLLKLGNLVHPDVPVGGEEDFTVLETHGTVRDFAAEGFAPKDHLEIGELLGAIDVERGAKVSGSRFYYLTGVGALLELALVNAAIAQATEAGFTPMLTPALVRPRAMEGTGFLGQAAENVYHLERDDFYLVGTSEVPLAAYHMDEIVDAEQLPLRYAGFSPCFRREAGTYGKDTRGIFRVHQFDKVEMFSYVAPEDAEAEHRRLLDWEKQWLTSLELPFQVIDVATGDLGASASRKFDCEAWIPTQGKYRELTSASNCNEFQARRLSVRMRETVDGKPKVKPLATLNGTLCAVPRTIVAIFENHQRPDGSVHVPQALRPYLGGREVLEPVAK; from the coding sequence GTGATTGACCTTCGCCTGCTTCGTGAGGACCCCGACCGTGTGCGCGCCTCCCAGCGCGCCCGTGGAGAGGACGTCGCGCTCGTCGACGCACTCCTCTCCGCCGACGAGCGGCGCAGGTCGTCCGGCGTCCGCTTCGACGAGCTGCGCTCCGAGCAGAAGGCGCTCGGCAAGCTCATCCCCAAGGCCAGCGGCGACGAGAAGGCCGAGCTGCTGAAGAAGGCCGGCGAGCTGGCCGCCGCCGTCAAGGCCGCCGACGCCGCGCAGGACGAGGCCAACGACGAGACCCAGGCACTGCTGCTCAAGCTCGGCAACCTCGTCCACCCCGACGTCCCCGTGGGCGGCGAGGAGGACTTCACGGTCCTGGAGACGCACGGCACCGTCCGCGACTTCGCCGCCGAGGGCTTCGCGCCCAAGGACCACCTGGAGATCGGCGAGCTGCTCGGCGCCATCGACGTCGAGCGCGGCGCCAAGGTCTCCGGCTCGCGCTTCTACTACCTCACCGGCGTCGGCGCCCTGCTGGAGCTCGCGCTGGTCAACGCCGCGATCGCGCAGGCCACCGAGGCCGGCTTCACGCCGATGCTGACCCCCGCCCTGGTGCGCCCGCGCGCCATGGAGGGCACCGGCTTCCTCGGCCAGGCCGCCGAGAACGTCTACCACCTGGAGCGCGACGACTTCTATCTGGTCGGCACCTCCGAGGTCCCGCTCGCCGCGTACCACATGGACGAGATCGTCGACGCCGAGCAACTGCCGCTGCGCTACGCCGGGTTCTCGCCGTGCTTCCGCCGCGAGGCCGGCACCTACGGCAAGGACACCCGGGGCATCTTCCGGGTTCACCAGTTCGACAAGGTGGAGATGTTCTCCTACGTCGCGCCGGAGGACGCCGAGGCGGAGCACCGGCGGCTGCTGGACTGGGAGAAGCAGTGGCTGACCAGCCTGGAGCTGCCGTTCCAGGTGATCGACGTCGCCACCGGTGACCTGGGCGCCTCCGCCTCCCGCAAGTTCGACTGCGAGGCGTGGATCCCGACCCAGGGCAAGTACCGCGAGCTGACCTCGGCGTCCAACTGCAACGAGTTCCAGGCGCGCCGGCTCTCGGTCCGGATGCGCGAGACCGTCGACGGCAAGCCGAAGGTCAAGCCGCTGGCGACGCTGAACGGCACGCTCTGCGCCGTCCCGCGCACCATCGTGGCGATCTTCGAGAACCACCAGCGGCCGGACGGCTCGGTCCACGTCCCCCAGGCGCTCCGCCCGTACCTGGGCGGCCGTGAGGTGCTGGAGCCCGTCGCCAAGTGA
- a CDS encoding copper resistance CopC/CopD family protein, with amino-acid sequence MALTGFRPRRLLVVLAVLCGVLAAGIAPAAAHAALTGSDPAPGSVVAHAPEQVALTFSEGVAMGDDSLRVLDPQGRRVDRGKLRDLCSGSVVKYGAGLPPGLADGTYTVAWQAVSADSHPVSGAFTFSIGAPSKTAAAVPQQQVGGGLVGALYEIARYLAYAGFVLLAGGAAFVLACRPDGARVRSVQRLVVHGWALLTGATLAMLLLRTPYTGSGKLADVFDLGGLQQVVLSKPGAALLARLLLLAAAALFVAVLFGAYARAHRPEDDGPDGDGPDGDDTTGAGKQRRDLTLGLAVGGVALAAGLATTWAIAEHASTGLQPAVAMPVDVLHLLAVAAWLGGLAALLVSLYGGPPIERTAVRRFSRIAFGSVLVLVATGTYQSWRQVGSWRALTDTSYGQLLLVKVGLVVVMVAVAGLSRRWTNRLAATATTDTAAAVAVPAAVPAAGADAEAEADSARPGAPTAPADPDRAAQLARQQAALATARKKRARDADPVRRSLRQSVLTEAAIAVVLLVVTTALTTTEPARTEEAVKVATAGQSPDANQPRVLTVPFDTGGPGGKGSARIDLDPGHSGGGNELRLRISDPSGKTRDVPEVKVSFTLDAKKLGPLPVALHHSGTGHWAASGVQLPVPGQWQLSLLVRTSDIDQVTETRNVTIN; translated from the coding sequence ATGGCCCTCACCGGCTTCCGGCCACGGCGGCTGCTGGTCGTCCTGGCGGTGCTGTGCGGCGTGTTGGCCGCGGGCATCGCACCGGCCGCCGCCCACGCCGCACTGACCGGCAGCGATCCCGCGCCGGGCTCGGTGGTGGCACACGCCCCCGAGCAGGTCGCGCTCACCTTCTCCGAGGGCGTGGCGATGGGCGACGACTCGCTGCGCGTCCTGGACCCGCAGGGCAGGCGGGTGGACCGCGGCAAGCTGCGCGACCTGTGCAGCGGCAGCGTCGTCAAATACGGGGCGGGGCTGCCGCCGGGGCTCGCCGACGGGACGTACACCGTCGCCTGGCAGGCCGTCTCGGCGGACAGCCACCCGGTGTCCGGTGCCTTCACGTTCTCCATCGGGGCGCCGTCCAAGACCGCCGCCGCCGTCCCGCAGCAGCAGGTCGGCGGCGGCCTGGTGGGCGCCCTCTACGAGATCGCCCGCTACCTCGCCTACGCCGGGTTCGTGCTGTTGGCCGGCGGCGCGGCGTTCGTGCTGGCGTGCCGGCCGGACGGCGCCCGGGTGCGGTCGGTGCAGCGGCTGGTGGTCCACGGCTGGGCGCTGCTGACCGGCGCCACGCTGGCGATGCTGCTGCTGCGCACCCCGTACACCGGCTCCGGGAAGCTCGCCGACGTCTTCGACCTCGGCGGGCTCCAGCAGGTGGTGCTGTCCAAGCCGGGGGCCGCGCTGCTCGCCCGTCTGCTGCTGCTCGCCGCCGCGGCGCTGTTCGTGGCGGTGCTCTTCGGGGCGTACGCCCGGGCCCACCGGCCGGAGGACGACGGGCCGGACGGCGACGGGCCGGACGGCGACGACACGACGGGCGCGGGCAAGCAGCGCAGGGACCTCACGCTCGGCCTCGCCGTCGGCGGGGTGGCCCTCGCCGCCGGGCTCGCCACCACCTGGGCGATCGCCGAGCACGCCTCGACCGGGTTGCAGCCCGCCGTCGCCATGCCCGTCGACGTCCTGCACCTGCTCGCGGTCGCCGCCTGGCTCGGCGGGCTGGCGGCCCTGCTGGTGTCCCTCTACGGGGGCCCGCCGATCGAGCGGACCGCCGTCCGCCGCTTCTCCCGGATCGCCTTCGGCTCCGTCCTGGTGCTGGTCGCCACCGGCACCTACCAGTCCTGGCGCCAGGTCGGCTCCTGGCGCGCGCTGACCGACACCTCCTACGGGCAGCTGCTGCTGGTCAAGGTGGGCCTGGTCGTGGTCATGGTGGCCGTCGCGGGGCTGTCACGGCGGTGGACGAACCGGCTGGCGGCCACCGCCACCACCGACACCGCCGCCGCCGTGGCCGTCCCCGCCGCCGTCCCCGCCGCCGGAGCGGACGCCGAGGCCGAGGCCGACTCGGCCCGCCCCGGCGCCCCGACCGCCCCCGCCGACCCGGACCGGGCCGCCCAACTCGCCCGCCAGCAGGCCGCGTTGGCCACCGCCCGCAAGAAGCGGGCCCGGGACGCCGACCCGGTGCGACGGAGCTTGCGGCAGTCCGTGCTGACCGAGGCCGCGATCGCGGTGGTGCTGCTCGTGGTCACCACCGCCCTGACCACCACCGAACCGGCCCGCACCGAGGAGGCCGTGAAGGTCGCCACGGCCGGTCAGTCCCCCGACGCCAACCAGCCGCGGGTGCTGACCGTCCCGTTCGACACCGGCGGCCCGGGCGGCAAGGGCAGCGCCCGGATCGACCTCGACCCCGGACACAGCGGCGGCGGCAACGAGCTGCGACTGCGGATCTCCGACCCCTCGGGGAAGACCCGGGACGTCCCCGAGGTGAAGGTCTCCTTCACACTCGACGCCAAGAAGCTGGGGCCGCTCCCGGTCGCGCTGCACCACAGCGGGACCGGCCACTGGGCCGCGAGCGGCGTCCAGCTCCCCGTCCCGGGGCAGTGGCAGCTCTCACTGCTCGTGCGGACCTCCGACATCGACCAGGTGACCGAGACCAGGAACGTGACAATCAACTGA